Part of the Longimicrobium sp. genome is shown below.
GCAGGCGCTGTACGGCGTCGCGCCGGAGCGCATCCGCGTGATCCACAACGGGATCGACCCGGACGAGTACCGCCCGCGCCCCGACCCCGCCGTCCTCCGCCGCCTGGGCGTCGACCCCGATCTCCCCGTCGTCCTCTTCGTCGGCCGCATCACGCGCCAGAAGGGAATCCTGCACCTCGTTCGCGCCATCCGGCACCTGGACGCGGGCGTGCAGGTGGTGCTCTGCGCCGGCGCCCCCGACACCCCCGAGATCGGCGAGGAGATGCGCGCGCTGGTGGAGGAGGTGAAGGACGAGGTCTCCGTCCCGGTCATCTGGATCGCGGAGATGCTCTCCAAGCCCGACGTGATCGCGCTCTACACGCACGCAGCCGTTTTCGTCTGCCCCTCGGTGTACGAGCCTTTCGGGATCATCAACCTGGAGGCGATGGCCTGCGAGACGCCGGTCGTCGCCTCCGCGGTGGGCGGCATCCCCGAGATCGTCGTCCCCGGCGAAACGGGCCTCCTCGTCCCCCTCGACGCGGAGGGCGAGGGCTCGGTGGAGCCGCGTGATCCAGACGCCTTCTCCCGCGCGCTCGCCGCCGCCGTCAACGAGCTGATGACCGACCCCGCCCGCCGCGCCGCGATGGGCACCGCCGCCCGCGCGCGCGTCCTCGCCCACTTCAGCTGGCGCGCCATCGCCGCGCAGACGCTGGAGTTCTACCGCGAGCTCCTGTAAGGCCCCCTCCCCGCTCGTTCCTCGCTGCCCCTCCCCCAAACTGCTGGGGGAGGGGCGTACGCATACATCTGCTC
Proteins encoded:
- the glgA gene encoding glycogen synthase, which translates into the protein MRIALFTNEYPPHVYGGAGVHVEYLSSELARLEGGAHTVDVLAFGEQRESHGSLHVRGIPVPVKLSAQDPRHERLLDALARNLAMVGAVQAPDIVHCHTWYSHLAGSLARPLTGARLVLTTHSLEPHRPWKVEQLGTAYDVTTWIERTAYQNADGVVAVSQAMKADVQALYGVAPERIRVIHNGIDPDEYRPRPDPAVLRRLGVDPDLPVVLFVGRITRQKGILHLVRAIRHLDAGVQVVLCAGAPDTPEIGEEMRALVEEVKDEVSVPVIWIAEMLSKPDVIALYTHAAVFVCPSVYEPFGIINLEAMACETPVVASAVGGIPEIVVPGETGLLVPLDAEGEGSVEPRDPDAFSRALAAAVNELMTDPARRAAMGTAARARVLAHFSWRAIAAQTLEFYRELL